One genomic region from Natrinema caseinilyticum encodes:
- the psmA gene encoding archaeal proteasome endopeptidase complex subunit alpha: MQGQSQQQAYDRGITIFSPDGRLYQVEYAREAVKRGTASVGLRTPDGVVLAANRQVSSSLMERSSVEKIHTVDDHVGIASAGHVADARQLVDLARRRAQGEQLRYGQRIGVETLTRAVTDHIQEYTQTGGARPFGVALLVGGIDDGEPRLFETDPSGTDYEWQAAAIGGDRDVIQGYLEEHYRPDSDVDGGIELAVSALSAPEDGLVAPEDVDVATITTDDESFRSVSEDRLESILADIDEEVADE, from the coding sequence ATGCAAGGACAATCTCAGCAGCAGGCCTACGACCGGGGAATCACGATCTTCTCCCCGGACGGTCGGCTCTACCAGGTCGAATATGCCCGCGAGGCCGTCAAACGAGGGACCGCGAGCGTCGGTCTCCGCACGCCGGACGGCGTCGTCCTCGCAGCGAATCGCCAGGTGAGTTCGTCGCTCATGGAGCGTTCGAGCGTCGAAAAGATCCACACCGTCGACGACCACGTCGGTATCGCAAGCGCCGGTCACGTCGCCGACGCGCGACAGTTGGTCGATCTCGCCCGCCGTCGCGCACAGGGCGAGCAACTCCGCTACGGACAGCGCATCGGGGTCGAGACGTTGACGCGCGCGGTCACCGACCATATCCAGGAGTACACCCAGACGGGCGGCGCGCGCCCGTTCGGCGTCGCCTTGCTCGTCGGCGGCATCGACGACGGCGAGCCCCGGTTGTTCGAGACGGACCCATCGGGGACGGACTACGAGTGGCAAGCCGCGGCGATCGGTGGCGACCGCGACGTCATTCAAGGCTACCTCGAGGAGCACTACCGGCCGGATTCCGACGTCGACGGCGGGATCGAACTGGCCGTGAGCGCACTCAGCGCCCCCGAAGACGGTCTCGTCGCCCCCGAAGACGTCGACGTCGCCACGATCACGACCGACGACGAGTCGTTCCGATCGGTCTCCGAGGATCGACTCGAGTCCATCCTCGCGGACATCGACGAGGAGGTGGCCGATGAATAA
- the psmB gene encoding archaeal proteasome endopeptidase complex subunit beta, producing MNNWHSSPASSRTDGPSRRGDDASPYAPELGTIPDGARGDDEYGDTVNSTGTTTVGLTTDEGVVVATDMRASLGGRFVSNKNVQKVEQIHPTAALTLVGSVGGAQSFIRTLRSEVNLYESRRDESMSVEALATLAGNFARGGPFRAINPILGGVDDDGSHVYSIDPAGGVMADDYTVTGSGMQLAYGVLENAYEDDLTLADARSAAARAVESAVERDTASGNGVFLAEITDEGVEIRGHESFDELL from the coding sequence ATGAATAACTGGCACTCGTCGCCGGCGTCGTCTCGAACCGACGGTCCGTCACGGCGCGGCGACGATGCGTCTCCGTACGCCCCTGAACTGGGGACGATTCCCGACGGCGCTCGAGGGGACGACGAGTACGGGGACACCGTCAACAGCACGGGAACGACGACCGTGGGACTCACGACCGACGAGGGTGTCGTCGTCGCGACGGACATGCGCGCCAGCCTCGGCGGGCGCTTCGTCTCGAACAAGAACGTCCAGAAGGTCGAACAGATACATCCGACGGCGGCGTTGACGCTCGTCGGTTCGGTCGGCGGGGCGCAGTCGTTCATCCGGACGCTGCGCTCCGAGGTCAACCTCTACGAGTCCCGTCGCGACGAATCGATGTCCGTCGAGGCGCTGGCGACGCTCGCAGGGAACTTCGCACGCGGCGGTCCGTTCCGGGCGATCAATCCGATCCTCGGCGGCGTCGACGACGACGGGAGCCACGTCTACAGCATCGACCCCGCGGGCGGTGTTATGGCCGACGACTACACCGTTACCGGCAGCGGGATGCAACTCGCTTACGGCGTCCTCGAGAACGCGTACGAGGACGATCTCACGCTGGCGGACGCGCGGTCTGCGGCGGCGCGGGCCGTCGAGAGCGCCGTCGAGCGCGATACCGCCTCCGGCAACGGCGTTTTCCTCGCCGAAATCACCGACGAGGGGGTCGAGATTCGGGGCCACGAGTCGTTCGACGAACTCCTGTAG